A single Leptospira kirschneri serovar Cynopteri str. 3522 CT DNA region contains:
- a CDS encoding SDR family oxidoreductase, whose translation MTQRNVLITGSNRGIGLELTKQFLSKGDQVFALCRKSSAELTHLKPTRILEDMDVLNSNSIQNLPSKLLDTKIDILINNAGILIPDNLQSLDEENVFTQFLVNALGPLKVVKILLSSLKQNAKLIFLTSRMGSIADNNSGSYYGYRASKAALNAIAVSLAKDLSPQGISVGIFHPGMVATRMSGGQGISTTESVEGLIKRIESLNLRNSGKFFHQNGEELPW comes from the coding sequence ATGACTCAAAGAAACGTTTTAATTACTGGCTCTAATCGAGGAATCGGTTTGGAACTTACCAAACAATTTCTTTCTAAAGGAGATCAAGTTTTTGCTTTGTGTAGAAAATCTTCCGCTGAATTAACTCACTTAAAACCGACTCGTATCCTTGAAGATATGGATGTTTTAAATTCCAACTCGATTCAGAATCTACCTTCTAAACTTTTAGATACGAAAATAGATATACTTATCAATAACGCCGGAATATTAATCCCGGACAACTTACAAAGTTTAGACGAAGAAAACGTTTTCACTCAATTTTTAGTAAACGCTTTAGGACCTTTGAAAGTAGTAAAGATTTTGCTTTCTTCTTTGAAACAAAATGCAAAGTTAATTTTCTTAACGAGTAGAATGGGTTCGATCGCAGACAATAACTCTGGCTCTTATTACGGATACCGTGCTTCCAAAGCCGCACTGAACGCAATCGCAGTTAGTTTAGCCAAAGACTTAAGTCCTCAAGGAATTTCAGTCGGAATCTTTCATCCTGGAATGGTCGCAACTCGGATGAGCGGTGGACAAGGAATTTCTACAACCGAAAGTGTTGAAGGTTTAATCAAACGAATTGAATCCTTAAATCTGCGCAATTCCGGAAAGTTTTTCCACCAAAATGGAGAAGAACTTCCTTGGTAA
- the ptsP gene encoding phosphoenolpyruvate--protein phosphotransferase → MIPSKRTAFPGITAFPGKLYGKVLKTGKKRNTILTGTYVHESEKEIEVEKFSVALEESLHSLRILITSLETSGPDQKEIQEILETQAMICSDPSLTSSVRKRILELGENAILAVQNVTHEISEKFKAMENEFFRERVDHFQDVSNRLIEFIAGKKEEDSFLSGLKEDLILVARELTPSQMILMDKTRIRGIATDLGGKTGHMAILARNYGIPTIVGLKDFSSHVKDNEFIFLDAESGNAIRFPTLEEIKYYGFSSSYPTEENETKKIRAITKDGIRVKIKCNLETELDCEQAIKSGAEGVGLFRSESLFLKYQDSNVSGEEQFLAYKAIAEGMQDKPVIIRTFDIGADKFSTGELEENPFLGNRGIRYSLSNPEWYSEQLTAILRASAFGNVSILLPMITGPVEITRTRKLLEECKRKLSAKKERYNKKIKIGAMIETPAAVAALDLIAREADFFSVGTNDLLQYIMAVDRNNIHVSSLYNPYHISFLRALIRIVEVSRDYDKPLGLCGELASDTDFTIFLVGIGIRELSVSIPFLNPIRKIIRSISLHQAGILVKKILELSEQENYESIEAFLFSKHLS, encoded by the coding sequence ATGATCCCTTCCAAACGTACAGCTTTTCCAGGAATTACAGCCTTTCCGGGAAAACTATACGGTAAGGTCTTAAAAACCGGAAAGAAAAGAAATACCATTCTCACTGGAACCTACGTTCACGAATCCGAAAAAGAAATTGAAGTAGAAAAGTTTTCTGTCGCTTTAGAAGAAAGCCTTCATAGCCTAAGAATTTTAATTACTTCCCTGGAAACTTCCGGACCGGATCAAAAAGAAATCCAAGAGATTTTAGAAACACAAGCTATGATTTGTTCGGATCCTAGCCTTACCTCCTCGGTTCGAAAAAGAATCCTAGAACTTGGAGAAAATGCAATCCTAGCGGTTCAAAACGTCACCCATGAAATATCTGAAAAATTCAAAGCCATGGAGAACGAATTCTTCCGAGAAAGAGTAGATCATTTCCAAGACGTTTCTAATCGACTGATTGAATTTATCGCAGGTAAAAAAGAAGAGGACTCTTTTTTATCCGGTTTAAAAGAAGATTTGATCTTAGTCGCAAGAGAACTTACACCTTCACAGATGATTCTCATGGATAAAACTCGCATCCGTGGAATCGCAACCGATTTAGGTGGAAAAACTGGACACATGGCGATTTTAGCCAGAAACTATGGAATCCCTACGATCGTAGGATTGAAAGATTTTTCCTCTCACGTCAAAGACAACGAATTTATCTTTTTAGACGCAGAATCCGGAAACGCGATTCGTTTTCCCACTCTTGAAGAAATAAAATACTATGGATTCTCTTCTTCTTATCCCACGGAAGAAAACGAAACCAAAAAAATAAGGGCGATAACTAAAGACGGAATCAGAGTTAAAATCAAATGTAATTTAGAAACAGAATTAGATTGTGAACAAGCAATCAAGTCTGGAGCAGAAGGTGTAGGACTTTTTAGAAGCGAATCTTTATTTTTAAAATATCAGGATAGTAACGTTTCCGGAGAAGAACAGTTCCTTGCTTATAAGGCAATTGCAGAAGGAATGCAGGATAAACCAGTAATTATCCGTACGTTTGACATCGGAGCCGACAAATTTTCAACAGGAGAACTGGAGGAAAATCCTTTTTTAGGAAATAGAGGAATAAGGTATTCTTTATCCAACCCAGAGTGGTACTCCGAACAACTAACAGCGATTTTGCGAGCGTCTGCTTTCGGAAATGTAAGTATTTTACTACCTATGATCACAGGTCCTGTAGAAATTACCCGCACACGAAAACTTTTAGAAGAATGCAAACGTAAGTTGAGCGCCAAAAAAGAAAGATACAATAAAAAAATCAAAATCGGCGCCATGATTGAAACCCCTGCAGCAGTTGCCGCCTTAGACCTAATCGCAAGAGAGGCCGATTTTTTTTCCGTAGGAACGAACGATTTACTACAATACATCATGGCAGTGGATAGAAACAACATTCACGTTTCTTCTTTATACAATCCATACCATATCTCTTTTTTAAGAGCTTTGATTCGAATCGTAGAAGTTTCTAGAGATTACGATAAACCTCTGGGGCTCTGCGGAGAACTTGCGTCGGATACTGATTTTACCATTTTTTTAGTCGGTATTGGTATCCGCGAACTTTCTGTTTCGATTCCTTTTTTAAATCCAATTCGAAAAATCATTCGATCAATTTCACTACATCAAGCAGGGATCTTGGTAAAAAAAATTTTAGAACTTTCCGAACAAGAAAATTACGAAAGTATCGAAGCATTCCTTTTTAGTAAACACTTGAGCTAA
- the lpxC gene encoding UDP-3-O-acyl-N-acetylglucosamine deacetylase → METFDFLSKNRVKNELQILNRPSFRWNVIGNREFKTMKEILYRRSIQDTVRIKGIGLHSGKEVNLIAHPAPSGTGIVFEYRKGLEKASISAELSNVVDTSNATTLGDGIHKIQTVEHLLAAVYALGLTDLILEIDAVEVPIMDGSSLPFLQALESAGIIEYPEIVEPIYIQSPLWVVDGDKYLVLLPSDELKVTYTIDFNHPLLKGQSITVSLDREKIKQEILPARTFGFLKDVEALQARGLAMGGSLDNAIVLTQDGYLNQQLRFENECVRHKILDLFGDISIAGRPIIGHYLASKAGHALDISMAKLVMSNVTGDEISKYKSRRIPLFKRKAVVV, encoded by the coding sequence ATGGAGACTTTCGATTTTCTCTCTAAAAACAGAGTTAAAAACGAACTTCAAATCCTAAATAGACCGTCTTTTAGATGGAACGTTATTGGAAATCGAGAATTTAAAACTATGAAAGAAATTCTATATAGAAGATCAATACAAGATACAGTTAGAATCAAAGGAATCGGACTTCATTCCGGCAAAGAAGTCAATCTAATCGCTCACCCCGCCCCGTCTGGAACAGGAATTGTTTTTGAATATCGAAAAGGTTTAGAAAAAGCATCCATTTCGGCCGAACTCAGCAATGTAGTAGATACCAGTAACGCGACTACGTTAGGAGATGGAATCCATAAAATCCAAACCGTAGAACACCTTTTAGCTGCGGTTTATGCACTCGGTTTGACAGATTTAATTCTGGAAATAGATGCAGTAGAAGTCCCGATCATGGACGGTTCCTCTCTACCTTTTCTACAAGCACTTGAATCAGCAGGAATCATAGAATACCCCGAAATCGTAGAACCCATTTATATTCAAAGCCCTCTCTGGGTCGTAGACGGTGATAAATATCTGGTTTTACTTCCAAGTGATGAACTCAAAGTGACTTATACGATAGATTTCAATCATCCTCTACTCAAAGGACAAAGTATTACTGTCTCTTTAGACAGAGAAAAAATCAAACAGGAGATTCTACCTGCAAGGACCTTTGGTTTTTTAAAAGACGTAGAGGCGCTTCAAGCCAGAGGACTTGCCATGGGCGGTTCTTTAGACAACGCAATTGTACTCACTCAAGATGGTTATCTAAACCAGCAACTCCGTTTTGAAAATGAATGCGTTCGTCACAAAATTTTAGATCTTTTTGGAGATATTTCCATCGCCGGTCGTCCGATCATAGGACATTATTTGGCTTCTAAAGCGGGACACGCACTGGATATTTCCATGGCTAAATTAGTGATGAGCAACGTCACAGGGGACGAAATCAGCAAATACAAAAGCCGTAGAATTCCACTCTTCAAAAGAAAGGCTGTCGTCGTTTAA